One stretch of Streptomyces agglomeratus DNA includes these proteins:
- a CDS encoding response regulator: protein MTIRVLVAEDQSAVRAGLVLILNSAPDIEVVGEAPDGEAAVAMARELRPDLVLMDVQMPRLDGVSATRQVVAEQLADVLMLTTFDLDEYVFGALRAGAAGFLLKNTDAKDLIEAVRTVARGEGMIAPAVTRRLIAEFASPAPVRPANAPGPEALASLTRREREVLSCLGEGLSNAEIARRLTMAEATVKTHVSRLLGKLELRSRVQAAVLAQELGI, encoded by the coding sequence ATGACGATTCGTGTGCTGGTCGCGGAGGACCAGTCGGCCGTACGGGCGGGCCTGGTGCTCATCCTCAACAGCGCGCCGGACATCGAGGTCGTCGGGGAGGCCCCGGACGGCGAGGCGGCGGTCGCGATGGCGCGCGAGCTGCGTCCCGACCTGGTGCTGATGGACGTGCAGATGCCGCGCCTCGACGGTGTGTCGGCCACCCGCCAGGTGGTGGCGGAGCAGCTCGCCGACGTCCTGATGCTGACGACGTTCGATCTCGACGAGTACGTCTTCGGGGCGCTGCGCGCCGGGGCGGCGGGCTTCCTGCTGAAGAACACCGACGCGAAGGACCTGATCGAGGCGGTACGGACCGTGGCGCGCGGCGAGGGCATGATCGCGCCCGCCGTGACGCGCCGGCTGATCGCGGAGTTCGCCTCGCCCGCTCCCGTACGGCCGGCGAACGCGCCGGGCCCGGAGGCCCTGGCTTCGCTGACCCGGCGGGAGCGCGAGGTGCTGTCGTGCCTCGGTGAGGGGCTGTCGAACGCGGAGATCGCCCGGCGTCTGACCATGGCCGAGGCCACGGTGAAGACCCATGTGAGCCGTCTGCTGGGGAAGCTGGAGCTGCGGAGCCGGGTGCAAGCGGCCGTACTGGCTCAGGAGTTGGGTATCTGA
- a CDS encoding glycoside hydrolase family 18 chitinase, protein MSTTTPLRTRFRTRAAAGLTALVVPLAAMVGLASPAQAATSATASYTKASDWGTGFEGKWTVKNTGTTTLSTWTVEWDFPAGTAVTSAWDADVTNSGNHWTAKNKSWGGNLAPGASVSFGFNGTGTGSPSGCKLNGGSCDGGSVPGDTPPTAPGTPSASTITDTSVKLSWTAATDDKGVKNYDVLRDGAKVATVTTPSYTDTGLSAGTDYSYSVQARDTADQTGPVSGARAVRTTGGGTDPGPGPGDQVKLGYFTEWGIYGRNYHVKNLDTSGSAAKITHINYSFGNVQGGKCTMGDSFAAIDKAYTADQSVDGKADTWDQPLRGNFNQLRKLKAKYPHIKVLWSFGGWTWSGGFTEAVKNPAAFADSCYKLVEDPRWADVFDGIDLDWEYPNACGLSCDTSGPAAFKNMMQAMRGKFGTNNLVTAAITADASAGGKIDATDYAGAAAYSDWYNVMTYDFFGAWAAKGPTAPHSPLTSYAGIPQAGFNSAEAIAKLKAQGVPAKKLLLGIGFYGRGWTGVTQKEPGGTATGAAAGTYESGIEDYKVLKTKCPANGTVAGTAYAHCGTDWWSYDTPATIGSKMSWAKGQGLGGAFFWEFSGDTANGELVTAINNGLK, encoded by the coding sequence TTGAGTACAACCACCCCCCTACGCACCCGCTTCAGAACCAGGGCGGCAGCCGGTCTCACCGCGCTGGTCGTCCCGCTGGCCGCCATGGTCGGCCTGGCCTCCCCCGCGCAGGCCGCCACGTCCGCGACCGCCTCCTACACGAAGGCGTCCGACTGGGGCACCGGCTTCGAGGGCAAGTGGACGGTGAAGAACACCGGCACCACCACCCTCAGCACCTGGACCGTGGAGTGGGACTTCCCCGCCGGTACGGCCGTCACCTCCGCCTGGGACGCCGACGTCACCAACTCGGGCAACCACTGGACCGCCAAGAACAAGTCCTGGGGCGGCAACCTCGCCCCCGGCGCCAGCGTGTCCTTCGGCTTCAACGGCACCGGCACCGGCTCCCCCAGCGGCTGCAAGCTCAACGGCGGCTCCTGCGACGGCGGTTCCGTACCCGGCGACACCCCGCCGACCGCGCCCGGCACCCCCTCCGCGAGCACCATCACCGACACGTCGGTGAAGCTGTCCTGGACAGCGGCCACCGACGACAAGGGCGTCAAGAACTACGACGTGCTGCGCGACGGCGCCAAGGTCGCGACGGTCACCACCCCGTCGTACACGGACACCGGCCTGAGCGCGGGTACCGACTACTCGTACTCGGTCCAGGCCCGTGACACCGCCGACCAGACGGGCCCGGTCAGCGGCGCCCGCGCGGTCAGGACCACCGGCGGCGGCACCGACCCGGGCCCCGGCCCCGGCGACCAGGTCAAGCTCGGCTACTTCACCGAGTGGGGCATCTACGGACGCAACTACCACGTGAAGAACCTGGACACCTCGGGCTCCGCCGCGAAGATCACGCACATCAACTACTCGTTCGGCAACGTCCAAGGTGGCAAGTGCACCATGGGCGACAGCTTCGCGGCGATAGACAAGGCGTACACCGCCGACCAGAGCGTCGACGGCAAGGCCGACACCTGGGACCAGCCGCTGCGCGGCAACTTCAACCAGCTGCGCAAGCTCAAGGCGAAGTACCCGCACATCAAGGTGCTGTGGTCGTTCGGCGGCTGGACCTGGTCCGGCGGCTTCACCGAGGCGGTCAAGAACCCGGCCGCGTTCGCCGACTCCTGTTACAAGCTGGTGGAGGACCCGCGCTGGGCCGACGTCTTCGACGGCATCGACCTGGACTGGGAGTACCCGAACGCCTGCGGTCTGTCCTGCGACACCAGCGGCCCGGCCGCGTTCAAGAACATGATGCAGGCGATGCGCGGCAAGTTCGGTACGAACAACCTGGTCACGGCCGCGATCACGGCCGACGCCTCGGCCGGCGGCAAGATCGACGCCACCGACTACGCCGGAGCGGCCGCGTACTCCGACTGGTACAACGTGATGACGTACGACTTCTTCGGCGCCTGGGCGGCGAAGGGCCCGACGGCCCCGCACTCCCCGCTGACCTCGTACGCCGGCATCCCGCAGGCCGGCTTCAACTCGGCGGAGGCCATCGCCAAGCTCAAGGCCCAGGGCGTCCCCGCGAAGAAGCTGCTGCTCGGCATCGGCTTCTACGGGCGCGGCTGGACCGGCGTCACGCAGAAGGAGCCGGGCGGCACCGCGACCGGCGCCGCCGCCGGTACGTACGAGTCGGGCATCGAGGACTACAAGGTCCTCAAGACCAAGTGCCCGGCGAACGGCACCGTCGCCGGCACCGCCTACGCGCACTGCGGCACCGACTGGTGGAGCTACGACACCCCCGCCACCATCGGCTCCAAGATGAGCTGGGCGAAGGGCCAGGGCCTGGGAGGCGCGTTCTTCTGGGAGTTCAGCGGCGACACCGCCAACGGCGAACTGGTGACCGCGATCAACAACGGGCTGAAGTAG
- a CDS encoding DUF2550 domain-containing protein, protein MFLALLVSGSVVALVLVGLFVFGLRRRLIQRSGGTFDCSLRWNIPEEPDRSGKGWVYGVARYSGDRIDWFRVFSYAPRPRRVLERSAIEVLSRRVPEGEEELALLSDACILGCAHRGTRLELAMSEDALTGFLAWLEAAPPGQRVNVA, encoded by the coding sequence ATGTTCCTCGCTCTGCTCGTGAGCGGCTCGGTAGTCGCGCTGGTACTGGTGGGACTGTTCGTCTTCGGGCTGCGCCGGCGGCTGATCCAGCGCTCCGGCGGCACCTTCGACTGCAGTCTGCGCTGGAACATCCCCGAGGAGCCCGACCGCTCCGGCAAGGGGTGGGTGTACGGCGTCGCACGCTACAGCGGCGACCGCATCGACTGGTTCCGCGTCTTCTCCTACGCCCCCCGCCCGCGCCGCGTCCTCGAACGCTCGGCGATCGAGGTGCTCTCGCGCCGCGTCCCCGAGGGCGAGGAGGAGCTGGCGCTGCTGTCCGACGCCTGCATCCTCGGCTGCGCGCACCGCGGTACACGGCTGGAGCTGGCGATGAGCGAGGACGCCCTCACCGGTTTCCTCGCCTGGCTGGAGGCCGCGCCTCCGGGCCAGCGCGTCAACGTGGCGTAG
- a CDS encoding F0F1 ATP synthase subunit epsilon, translating to MAAELHVELVAADRNVWSGEATLVVARTTSGDIGVMPGHQPLLGVLESGPVTIRTSDGGTVVAAVHGGFISFADNKLSLLAEIAELADEIDPARAERALERAKAEADAAAERRAAVRLSAVAGH from the coding sequence TTGGCTGCTGAGCTGCACGTCGAGCTGGTCGCGGCGGACCGTAACGTCTGGTCCGGCGAGGCCACCCTGGTCGTCGCGCGCACCACGTCCGGCGACATCGGCGTCATGCCCGGTCACCAGCCGCTGCTGGGTGTGCTGGAGTCGGGCCCGGTGACGATCCGTACGAGCGACGGCGGCACTGTCGTCGCCGCTGTGCACGGCGGGTTCATCTCGTTCGCCGACAACAAGCTGTCTCTGCTCGCGGAGATCGCCGAGCTGGCTGACGAGATCGACCCCGCGCGCGCCGAGCGGGCGCTGGAGCGGGCGAAGGCGGAGGCTGATGCCGCCGCCGAGCGCCGCGCCGCCGTACGACTGAGCGCGGTTGCGGGACACTGA
- the atpD gene encoding F0F1 ATP synthase subunit beta: MTTTVETAAATGRVARVIGPVVDVEFPVDAMPEIYNALHVSVDDPAEEGARKLLTLEVAQHLGEGLVRAISMQPTDGLVRQAPVTNTGEGITVPVGDITKGKVFNTLGQILNVPEAEAQITERWPIHRKAPAFDQLESKTEMFETGLKVVDLLTPYVKGGKIGLFGGAGVGKTVLIQEMIMRVAKLHEGVSVFAGVGERTREGNDLIDEMTDSGVLDKTALVFGQMDEPPGTRLRVALSALTMAEYFRDVQKQDVLLFIDNIFRFTQAGSEVSTLLGRMPSAVGYQPTLADEMGVLQERITSTRGHSITSMQAIYVPADDLTDPAPATTFAHLDATTVLSRPISEKGIYPAVDPLDSTSRILDPRYITQDHYDAASRVKGILQKYKDLQDIIAILGIDELGEEDKLVVHRARRVERFLSQNTHAAKQFTGLDGSDVPLDESIAAFNAICDGDYDHFPEQAFFMCGGIDDLKAKAKELGVS, encoded by the coding sequence ATGACGACCACTGTTGAGACGGCCGCCGCCACGGGCCGCGTCGCCCGGGTCATCGGCCCGGTCGTCGACGTGGAGTTCCCCGTCGACGCGATGCCGGAGATCTACAACGCGCTGCACGTCTCCGTTGACGACCCGGCCGAGGAGGGCGCGCGCAAGCTGCTGACCCTCGAGGTAGCCCAGCACCTGGGTGAGGGCCTCGTCCGCGCGATCTCGATGCAGCCCACCGACGGTCTGGTCCGCCAGGCCCCGGTGACCAACACGGGCGAGGGCATCACCGTCCCCGTCGGTGACATCACCAAGGGCAAGGTGTTCAACACCCTTGGTCAGATCCTGAACGTGCCGGAGGCCGAGGCTCAGATCACCGAGCGCTGGCCGATCCACCGCAAGGCCCCGGCCTTCGACCAGCTCGAGTCCAAGACCGAGATGTTCGAGACCGGCCTGAAGGTCGTCGACCTTCTCACCCCGTACGTCAAGGGTGGAAAGATCGGTCTGTTCGGTGGTGCGGGCGTCGGCAAGACGGTCCTCATCCAGGAAATGATCATGCGTGTGGCGAAGCTGCACGAGGGTGTCTCGGTGTTCGCCGGTGTCGGTGAGCGCACCCGTGAGGGCAACGACCTCATCGACGAGATGACCGACTCGGGTGTTCTGGACAAGACCGCGCTGGTCTTCGGCCAGATGGACGAGCCGCCGGGCACGCGTCTGCGCGTCGCCCTGTCCGCCCTGACCATGGCGGAGTACTTCCGCGATGTGCAGAAGCAGGACGTGCTGCTCTTCATCGACAACATCTTCCGCTTCACCCAGGCCGGCTCCGAGGTCTCCACGCTGCTCGGCCGTATGCCGTCCGCGGTGGGTTACCAGCCGACCCTGGCTGACGAGATGGGTGTGCTCCAGGAGCGCATCACCTCGACGCGTGGTCACTCGATCACCTCGATGCAGGCGATCTACGTCCCCGCGGACGACCTGACCGACCCGGCGCCGGCGACCACCTTCGCCCACCTGGACGCGACGACCGTTCTGTCGCGTCCGATCTCGGAGAAGGGCATCTACCCGGCGGTCGACCCGCTGGACTCGACGTCCCGCATCCTGGACCCGCGCTACATCACGCAGGACCACTACGACGCGGCCAGCCGCGTCAAGGGAATCCTTCAGAAGTACAAGGACCTCCAGGACATCATCGCGATCCTCGGTATCGACGAGCTGGGCGAGGAGGACAAGCTCGTTGTCCACCGTGCCCGTCGCGTCGAGCGCTTCCTGTCGCAGAACACCCACGCCGCCAAGCAGTTCACCGGCCTGGACGGTTCGGACGTTCCGCTCGACGAGTCGATCGCCGCGTTCAACGCGATCTGCGACGGCGACTACGACCACTTCCCCGAGCAGGCGTTCTTCATGTGCGGTGGCATTGACGACCTCAAGGCCAAGGCCAAGGAGCTCGGCGTCTCCTGA
- a CDS encoding F0F1 ATP synthase subunit gamma encodes MGAQLRVYKRRIQAVTATKKITKAMEMIAASRIVKAQRRVAASMPYATELTRAVTAVATGSTTQHPLTTEVEAPTRAAVLLVTSDRGLAGGYSSNAIKAAERLRERLSGEGKEVDTYIVGRKGVAYYGFRERKVAEAWTGFTDSPTYADAKMVAAPLIEAIQTETAEGGVDELHIVFTEFVSMMTQNPVDNRMLPLSLDKASEEDGAKGEILPLFDFEPSAEDVLDALLPRYVESRIYNALLQAAASEHAARRRAMKSATDNAGDLIKSLSRLANAARQAEITQEISEIVGGASALADATAGSDK; translated from the coding sequence ATGGGAGCGCAGCTCCGGGTCTACAAGCGTCGCATCCAAGCCGTCACCGCGACCAAGAAGATCACCAAGGCGATGGAGATGATCGCCGCCTCGCGCATTGTCAAGGCACAGCGCAGGGTGGCGGCATCGATGCCGTACGCGACCGAGCTCACCCGTGCGGTGACCGCGGTGGCGACCGGCTCCACCACCCAGCACCCCCTGACCACCGAGGTCGAGGCGCCGACCCGCGCCGCGGTTCTGCTCGTCACGAGCGACCGCGGTCTGGCCGGCGGCTACTCCTCCAACGCCATCAAGGCGGCGGAGCGGCTCCGTGAGCGGCTCAGCGGCGAGGGCAAGGAGGTCGACACGTACATCGTCGGCCGTAAGGGTGTGGCCTACTACGGCTTCCGCGAGCGCAAGGTCGCGGAAGCGTGGACCGGCTTCACCGACAGCCCGACCTACGCGGACGCCAAGATGGTTGCCGCACCGCTGATCGAGGCCATCCAGACGGAGACGGCCGAGGGCGGTGTGGACGAGCTGCACATCGTCTTCACGGAATTCGTGTCGATGATGACGCAGAACCCGGTGGACAACCGGATGCTGCCGCTCTCGCTCGACAAGGCTTCGGAGGAGGACGGTGCGAAGGGCGAGATCCTTCCGCTGTTCGACTTCGAGCCGTCGGCGGAGGACGTCCTCGACGCCCTGCTGCCGCGCTACGTCGAGAGCCGTATCTACAACGCACTGCTTCAGGCCGCCGCTTCCGAGCACGCCGCCCGTCGTCGTGCGATGAAGTCGGCGACCGACAACGCCGGGGATCTCATCAAGAGCCTCTCCCGGCTTGCCAACGCGGCCCGCCAGGCCGAAATCACCCAGGAAATCAGCGAGATCGTCGGTGGCGCCAGCGCTCTGGCCGACGCGACCGCGGGGAGTGACAAGTAA